The Pochonia chlamydosporia 170 chromosome 3, whole genome shotgun sequence genome contains the following window.
AATCGTGGCTTCTCCGCAAAAACGCCCCATCCTTGTGCTTGACTTGGGATCCATGCCGGGATGACGGAGCATCGTGCAATGTGTACAAATGGCCGGTCAGCCAAGGAAGGGGATGCCTGTCTTGTCACGAGCAGCGGGCTTTGGCCATTGAATTCCGtttcccaacattgaagacatggaccagTTCTTGCGGGTCGGATGCGAGAAATGCTTGCCGAGACCTGCAGGCATCGAACCTTTGGAGCAGTGAGGGAGTTGATTCAACTTGGACGCGGGGGGTCATGCAATGAGAAGCATCGACATTTTGCTGCGCATGCATTCAATCAAAAGAGCATTCGACATGCATTCGGTGCGGCATGGGTGTGTCGagcacaagtcaagttggGATGGTCGAGTGGAGGAGAGACGGAGCAGATTGgactcaacattgaacgagGCGGGAACACCAGTTGAATTTGATTGCATGTGAAGAAATCGAATTGGCCGGGTGGCCCCTTCCTTGTGATTTACATGCACACCtgcccagaccagacatggacacaccagacattatTGCCGGCTGCGGCTCTCTGTTCGTTGGTGACACGGCATGGGAAGGAacgatgaagatgctgctgcaaaAAAAAGCACGAATAAAAGTCGTCCTCGGCTTGAATCTGTCGATGTGCCGCCGCATTTTGCCGTCTGTGTGTGTCCTCGTGTCCAAGTTTGGCACAATAACTACCGCACATCTTTAATGCCGGGCGCCTCACCTCACAACTCTCACGATGCCACTTCCATAATCcacgtcaagtcaagtcaagtactcTGTACCTTTTGAGGCGTTCCCCCACCACTACCAACCAGCCATAATACCACCCCAACGCATGTCGCCCCATAAAGAAACATTGGAGTCAACGGTCCACCTCCCATCGTGACCAGTTCTCCATTTCGCCTTGCCACAGCTTGAACCAGCTTTACTCTTAAATTCCTCCTGTGCCTCTCCTTCGTTCCCTGGCCAATCTTCCAGCACCCCTCGTTATTTCTGGCTTCCCTATTTTGTTGCATTTCTCCAGCCCTGAAAGCATACTAGCGACAGTAATATTCCCTTACGTCCTCACGTCAAACTGCCCTGGTGTCATCAAGTCGAAATCACTCTTGTCAAGGGCAGTGGAACAGGAATACGACACATTAGCTCGGCATACCTTCTTTTTCAGCCTAGCATTGTTTCATTTTGTCCATCTTCCACCAATTTGATCGAGAATCGCCTTGAACACGCGCCGAGGTAGATACTGCGCTGACCCGCATATTACCATTCAGAGTCTTGAATGCGACAACCCGAGCAACCTCTAAAACGACACTTTGGCCTTGCAACCACTGGCACCGCCCTCAGCAGTACATTCCACTGTCGTGTATAAGGCGTCTGTCTCTTTGTTTTGGCATTTGATAAAGCGACTTAAAAAACGTTGGACGACGCTCTGCTGGAGGTTCTTGCATCACCTGTCAACTATGAGCGACGACGGCCCTCAGCTAGTGCGACCCATTCCTCGTCGACCTTTCAACCTAAACCTAACGAGCGCGACGCCTCCTGACGACGACCAGACCGATCACGATGAGCCTTCCCAGCCCGCATTTGGCTCCGGCCTTGACTTCTCTAGCCCTCGGTTCTTGAACCCTAACCTAGAACGGTCCGAGTCGACCGCATCGCTCAGCAGACCCCAGTCATTTATGAACCTGACTTCGTCCACCTTGATGGGAATCTATTCCGAGGCAGCTTCGAATAACAGAGACCGATTCTACAATGACAACGACGAGCCGGACACGCCGTGGGGGACTGGCGCTCGCACTCCCATAAGACGGCCCAGCATTGACGAAGCCACCTATGAGCTCATGCGCGACCGATCCCACATCCCGAGGCGAAAGTCATCCTTTGGACCATATGCGCAGATTGAACAGCCCGCGGCCCATTCTGCTGCTGTCTCCATTACGTCCCTCACACTGCGCGGTTCGCTGCTGTTTTTGCTTGGGCTGGGCTATGGCGCGCTTGTCACGCGTCTTCACAATGAGCAAAATCACCTGCCCCCCATTCTAGACGACAGTATTCTCAAACCTGGGAGCAACTGGAAGTATCTTACCTTTTGGGGCATAGCCGGCGTCGGGCTCGGCTCGTTGCTGCCATGGTTCGATGGGCTGTGGGAGGATACATTCGGCAGCGATCCCGACCAAGGTGTAACTGACAAAGAGGCCGGTCCAGGGACCGACTGGGCCTTGGTTATGCGGGCAGTTGGCGCCTTTGTTGGAATCGCATTTGCTATTGTGAGCTCGACACCTGTAACTATTCTTTGGTTTGAACCTGGCTAATAAATGTCTTCACTCAGCGCAAACTAGCATGGGCTTCTACTCTCCAGATATCTGCGACATTGGCGTTGGTAAACCCCCTATTATGGTGGCTCATTGACCGCAGCAAGCCTGGATTCGTTTTGTCCGCCGCGGTTGGTCTGACCGGTTCGATTCTGCTGCTCGGTGTCGACCCCGAGATAATGCCGGCGCCATCGGGCCTCCCTGTTCGTAATTCTTCAAGCAGCTTCGAAAATGATCCCTTCGTATTGGGCGGCTTCGCTCATCAAGAAACCGTTGAAATGGGGGTTTGGATGCTCAGCGTCTTGTTCTGCAGCTGTCTCTGTTTTGGCAATATTGGCCGCAGGCTCACTTGGAACCGATCCAGTGGTAGGTGGGGTGGCGTCCGATGAGGTTTTTGGGCAGACCATGGTGCTGtatcttttatttttattttctgTTACACAAGGCGGCTATCGTGGCGGTGGGAATGTGTAAATGTCACCCTTATTTTCGGGATTTTGTGTAATGTAGTAGAGGATGTTTCTTCATGATACCCGGAAGGCAGATCGGAGGATAACCAGCAGCTGTACGGGACCTAATGATGCCACATTGATGAAGTAGAAATTTCAATATTGGTCGTCTGTTGAAATTTGCGTGTTTTGCTCTCTCGCAGTGTTGGTCTGTTCTGCTTGAAATTGAATGTCAACTGGAAATGTGCTCTCGAAATAATCTGCTCCATCTCACAGAAGCAACCAACCTGTGAGTTAATTCGTGACCCATGTGCCAAGATCACTGCTCCTGGGTTGGCGAAACGCCAATATCATAGGATCCCAAGCCGCCCTAGCTTGACATATCTAGGTATCATCCTGTGCTCCTCATGTCTCTATTACTGAAAGGCAGCATCGCTGTGGGCAATCTCCGACATTCCGTCACACGCCGGATTCAGGTAGGTGGTAACAATCAATTATCGGAGTAGAAACGATGTCTGCAAGGGATGAACACGAAAAATAAGCTCAGCAGGATTCTCCGTTAATGGAATAGCTGCAATCAAATTGGCTGGCTTTACAACGGGTGTAAAGTTCTTGGCATACATGTGTCGCCGTTGCCTTGGGTCTTGTTGGTATCGACGCTTGCGATTTGTTCGACTGGTGACCTGTCCTTAACTTCGATTACGCATCAGCCGTAGTGTAACGGATAGTAGGGACTTGCTATACCTTCGGAATTCTGGGTAGCTAGCATATTTGGTCGCAGCCACAAACCCAACAGGTCGTTAAGAATATGGAGTTCAGGCTAGCGGCGATGGCAAGAATGACGTCTTATACTGTGATCGCAGCCAGTGGTGTCCATCGCaactcatccatccatccaacatgaGCTCTTTCAATCCCCGCTGTGGGCCCTCGGTCGTCGGCGACAGCCAGCGCTATTCAGGGTCCAGACTCCAGAATCTGTTGTCGTTGAGAAGAGGCTTGCCAACTTGTGGATGCACGGTGAACGAGCAGTGAAATTGACACAAGTTTGAATGCAAGCGTAAAAGTCAGGAGATGACATTTTGAGGTGTGAGAGAATGAGTAGGAGCCCCCCTTTGACCCAGGTTGAGCTTGCATGCTTCCTGCAGTGGCTCTTGCCGAGTCAAGGTCGGCGACGAAACATATGACGTCTGGTATTCTGATTCGCCCATCCCaccaaggacatggacaaagGGAAGGTGCGAGCTGCCTCATTGTCCAGCTACCTACCTGATACTTCACTAACTTGAGATGCCAGACTCGAGATATAGCAAAGAGACCCGCATATGGTTTAATCCTTGCCCCAAGAATGTGAAGTTTGTAACTGCATCAACGCGAGCCTCTTGGCTGGGCAAAATGTTGGCGTCATGTCATTTCCAAGGGTCCTCGGCTTCAATCAGACACGAGCTGGACCCATAACGGCGATAGCGGGACAACAACGGGGCGCTGCTGGCCCTTGCGTCTCCTTACCATTTCCAGCCAGAGACGTCTCCCATGTATGACGATGTTCTCCCACATTCAGACCACCCATCTACTCTCGTACGTCAACAGTATTCTTACTTCCTTTCATCCCGACCATTTCGATCAGTCTTCCCTTTTTAACCCTCACTAAGACGCTGAGAGACACTCCATCGTAGGAGATATCGTGATTTCACCGCCGTCCAAGTCCGTATCTTGTCTCTATCATCAAGGTTCATTGCAACAGAGGTGTTGGCCCCCATCCTCTCAGAATTACACAACCGCACACGGGCTCCTTTAGCTATATGCCGCACCATCCTTGCAATATTCTCAACTTGCGAGCAACGCTGCCTTTCTCTTTGCAACCGGACTCTACTATTTCTCATCCATCTTTCCAGCGCCGCACTTTAGGCAACTTCTTACGACGGACTTGCTGCGATTTTGGATAAACTCCTCCGAACATCTCCCCCAAAGGCGACCTAAACTGTCACATGGGGCATCAGCTAAAACTGAACAGCTTATGCTTCCGAGGTCGAGCCTATTTCGAACCTTGTTGTCCGGAGACTTTTCTAAGGGCACACGAGATCTGACGGCCATCTTACCACTGTGGCCAAATCTGCCGATATCATTGTCGAGACAGCCAAGAAGCACAGCAGACTCATAGTTGTGGCCAATTGCAAAGCCTTACTGTTTCAACCAAAACAAAGCCTGTCCATGTCGCCTGCGAAGGCTGCATGTGTCGTAGCCTTCACCGTTCATGACACCACAACAGCCTTCACTGGTTGAGACCCGACCTGATGGGCATCTAGAATCTGCGCAGGACGACGAAATGCATGCTAGATCGTTGGAAGCTGCGAATAACGAAGAACATGGCCCTGAGTCGAGCGAGATGCTGCCACAAGACTCCCCACAACAGGCGGATGCCTGTGAAGGACTGTCGGTGTCCCAGGACCAAACacaagaggacgaggacggaCGATACAGCAACCGCGCCCTCGGACCACACCATATTCGTGATATAGTACGCCTCTTTCAGTGTCGCCGCTGCTCGAAACCTTTTAAAAATGCCATGACCCTTCCTTGCGGTCGAAGTATATGCAGAACTTGCATTCCTCAAACCCATGTACGAACAAGTATCACCTATCCGGCAGTTCCCGAGCGAATCGAGGGATTTATCTGCCCATTTGAAGACTGCTCCAAAGAGCATGCTATGGGTGATTGCGGCTTTGATGTCGTTCTTAACAAGGTTGGCGAGCTGATAGAAAAGGAAGTTTCACGTGGTTTAGCAGCCGCTGCGAATTCGAATCTTTCAACCAGTCTCGGATTTAAAGATCCTTGGGATGCCGCTGGACTTCCCTCGATGAGGAATGAAGATTCTTTGCCAAGAACTATGCCGGGTGGTCGACTGGTTGCGACATGGTCTCTCGCAACTGAGGGAGGATTGACAGTCGAAGCGGAGGTAACGTACGCTGACATCCCGTCAGAGGAGCGGCAGGATAACTCGTTGGGCCCTGATGTCAAGGCTCTTAATCTCCTACAATCTACTACTCGTAATGAAGTAGATTGTCAGGTATGCTATGCTCTGTTTCATGATCCATTCACAACTGGCTGCGGGCACACCTTTTGTCGGTCCTGCCTACATCGAACGCTTGACCACTCACGCAGATGCCCCATGTGTCGACGCACGCTGGCTATCAACCCGTTGCTAAACCCCGATCTCTGCCCGTCGAATGAAAGCATCTCAAGGCTGATTGACCTCTTTTGGCCCGATGAGAGGACGGTTCGCGAGCAAACTGTTGCTTCTGATAATGCGGCGCGGCATCAGGATCTCGACTTGCCATTATTTGTGTGCACACTTGCATTCCCTTCAATGCCTACATTCCTCCACATTTTCGAGCCGAGATACCGTCTTATGATTCGACGGGCATTGGAAGGAAACAGAACGTTCGGCATGGTCCTACCCAAGCGGTCTCACAACACCCGCGATCCACATTTCCATGAGTTGGGCACGCTATTGCGGATTATCAACGCCCAGTTTTATCCTGACGGCCGTAGCTTAATCGAAACAGTCGGTCTTACTAGATTTAAGGTCTTACGGCATGGCGAACTGGATGGGTACACGGTGGCGAAGACTGAACGTGTTGATGACGTATCAttggaagaggaagaggccgTCGAGGCCGTCGAAGTTGCTCCAACATCGAACAGTACGACGACCACGGTTGgtcatgatgatgctgttggtgcgGTGAACGCTTCCACAATGGAGGACACATCCGAGACCAAGACAGAAAATGATACACCCCAAACGCAGCCAAACCCAATGACAGTCTCAGACCTGCAAGCAATGTCGACACAGAACCTGATGAGCTACGCAACATCCTTTGTATCGCGTATGCGTGGACAAAGTGTACCTTGGTTGACAGCCCGAATGCTTGGCATTTACGGAGACTGCCCAAGTGACCCAGCCGTCTTCCCTTGGTGGTTCGCTAGCATGCTGCCAGTCAAGGACCTCGAGAAGTACAGGCTATTAGGCACATCTAGTGTTCGCGAGCGGCTAAAGATTTGTTGTGCTTGGATTTTGGAGTGGGAAACGACAAGATGGTAAGTGGTAGCACTGCCTTTT
Protein-coding sequences here:
- a CDS encoding INSIG domain-containing protein (similar to Metarhizium acridum CQMa 102 XP_007811359.1) codes for the protein MSDDGPQLVRPIPRRPFNLNLTSATPPDDDQTDHDEPSQPAFGSGLDFSSPRFLNPNLERSESTASLSRPQSFMNLTSSTLMGIYSEAASNNRDRFYNDNDEPDTPWGTGARTPIRRPSIDEATYELMRDRSHIPRRKSSFGPYAQIEQPAAHSAAVSITSLTLRGSLLFLLGLGYGALVTRLHNEQNHLPPILDDSILKPGSNWKYLTFWGIAGVGLGSLLPWFDGLWEDTFGSDPDQGVTDKEAGPGTDWALVMRAVGAFVGIAFAIRKLAWASTLQISATLALVNPLLWWLIDRSKPGFVLSAAVGLTGSILLLGVDPEIMPAPSGLPVRNSSSSFENDPFVLGGFAHQETVEMGVWMLSVLFCSCLCFGNIGRRLTWNRSSGRWGGVR
- a CDS encoding S16 family peptidase (similar to Cordyceps militaris CM01 XP_006672559.1) codes for the protein MTPQQPSLVETRPDGHLESAQDDEMHARSLEAANNEEHGPESSEMLPQDSPQQADACEGLSVSQDQTQEDEDGRYSNRALGPHHIRDIVRLFQCRRCSKPFKNAMTLPCGRSICRTCIPQTHVRTSITYPAVPERIEGFICPFEDCSKEHAMGDCGFDVVLNKVGELIEKEVSRGLAAAANSNLSTSLGFKDPWDAAGLPSMRNEDSLPRTMPGGRLVATWSLATEGGLTVEAEVTYADIPSEERQDNSLGPDVKALNLLQSTTRNEVDCQVCYALFHDPFTTGCGHTFCRSCLHRTLDHSRRCPMCRRTLAINPLLNPDLCPSNESISRLIDLFWPDERTVREQTVASDNAARHQDLDLPLFVCTLAFPSMPTFLHIFEPRYRLMIRRALEGNRTFGMVLPKRSHNTRDPHFHELGTLLRIINAQFYPDGRSLIETVGLTRFKVLRHGELDGYTVAKTERVDDVSLEEEEAVEAVEVAPTSNSTTTTVGHDDAVGAVNASTMEDTSETKTENDTPQTQPNPMTVSDLQAMSTQNLMSYATSFVSRMRGQSVPWLTARMLGIYGDCPSDPAVFPWWFASMLPVKDLEKYRLLGTSSVRERLKICCAWILEWETTRW